In one window of Erwinia tasmaniensis Et1/99 DNA:
- the mutM gene encoding bifunctional DNA-formamidopyrimidine glycosylase/DNA-(apurinic or apyrimidinic site) lyase, with translation MPELPEVETSRRGIEPHLVGATILHAVVRNERLRWPVSPEIHALSDQPVLSVQRRAKYLLLELPAGWIIIHLGMSGSLRVLPEDLPAAKHDHVDLVMSNGKVLRYTDPRRFGAWLWCTDLDASSVLSHLGPEPLSDSFSASYLFEKSRGKRTAVKPWLMDNKVVVGVGNIYASESLFVAGILPDRPAMALSEAEAGLLVSTIKGVLMRSIEQGGTTLRDFLQSDGKPGYFAQELQVYGRAGEPCRKCAMPIESSKHGQRSTFFCRRCQK, from the coding sequence ATGCCAGAGTTACCAGAGGTTGAAACCAGTCGACGCGGGATAGAACCGCATCTTGTTGGCGCTACTATTCTGCACGCGGTGGTGCGCAATGAGCGCCTGCGCTGGCCGGTTTCTCCAGAAATTCATGCGCTAAGTGACCAGCCGGTGCTTAGCGTCCAGCGCCGCGCCAAATATCTGTTGCTGGAGCTACCCGCCGGATGGATTATCATTCATCTGGGGATGTCGGGCAGCCTGCGCGTCCTGCCTGAAGATTTGCCCGCGGCGAAACATGACCACGTCGATCTGGTGATGAGTAATGGCAAAGTGCTGCGCTATACCGATCCGCGTCGTTTTGGTGCCTGGCTATGGTGTACTGACCTTGACGCCAGCTCGGTATTGTCGCATCTGGGCCCAGAGCCTTTAAGCGACAGCTTCTCCGCCTCGTATTTATTTGAGAAATCTCGGGGTAAGCGCACGGCCGTCAAACCCTGGTTAATGGATAACAAAGTCGTGGTGGGTGTGGGTAACATCTATGCCAGCGAATCGCTGTTTGTCGCGGGTATTCTGCCCGACCGTCCGGCGATGGCGCTTAGCGAAGCGGAGGCCGGGCTGCTGGTCAGCACTATCAAAGGCGTGTTGATGCGTTCTATTGAGCAGGGCGGTACCACGCTGCGCGACTTTTTACAAAGCGACGGCAAGCCGGGTTATTTTGCCCAAGAACTTCAGGTATATGGCCGGGCGGGAGAGCCTTGCCGCAAATGTGCGATGCCGATAGAGAGCAGTAAGCACGGGCAGCGCAGCACCTTTTTCTGCCGCCGCTGCCAGAAATAG
- the waaA gene encoding lipid IV(A) 3-deoxy-D-manno-octulosonic acid transferase: MTTIYTALLYLLQPFIWLRLWLRGRKAPAYRKRWAERYGFCAGKVKPDGILLHSVSVGETLAAIPLVRALRHRYPDLPIVVTTMTPTGSERASSAFGKDVHHVYLPYDLPGAMNRFFDTVRPRLVIIMETELWPNMITQLHARKIPLVIANARLSERSARGYQKIGKFMKRLLQRITLIAAQNKEDGERFIALGVKRSQLKVTGSLKFDISVTPELAARAITLRRQWAPHRPVWIATSTHEGEESIILDAHRKLLERFPGLLLILVPRHPERFETARVLTQKNGLSYTLRSSGEIPSGSTQVVIGDTMGELMLLYGIADLAFVGGSLVERGGHNPLEPAAHAIPVLMGPHTFNFKDICARLQQADGLITVTDADSLNKEIDTLLTDEDYRLYYGRHAVDVLHQNQGALGRLLLLLEPHLPQRNH, from the coding sequence ATGACGACCATTTATACCGCCTTGCTGTATCTCCTTCAGCCTTTTATCTGGCTTCGCCTTTGGCTACGCGGTCGTAAGGCCCCTGCCTACCGCAAACGCTGGGCTGAGCGTTATGGCTTCTGCGCGGGCAAAGTTAAACCGGACGGTATTCTGCTGCATTCGGTTTCGGTCGGCGAAACGCTGGCCGCCATCCCACTGGTGCGGGCATTGCGCCACCGCTATCCCGATCTGCCGATTGTGGTCACGACGATGACGCCAACCGGATCGGAGCGTGCCAGCTCGGCATTTGGTAAAGATGTGCATCATGTTTACCTGCCGTATGACCTGCCCGGTGCCATGAACCGCTTCTTTGACACGGTTCGCCCACGGCTGGTGATTATTATGGAAACCGAGCTTTGGCCCAACATGATTACCCAGTTGCACGCGCGCAAAATTCCGCTGGTGATTGCCAACGCCCGCCTGTCTGAGCGTTCAGCCAGGGGGTATCAGAAAATTGGTAAATTTATGAAGCGTCTGCTGCAACGCATTACGCTGATCGCCGCGCAAAATAAAGAAGACGGTGAACGTTTTATTGCTCTGGGGGTGAAACGTTCTCAGCTGAAGGTAACCGGCAGCCTCAAGTTTGATATTTCGGTGACGCCAGAACTGGCGGCTCGTGCCATAACGCTGCGCCGACAGTGGGCACCGCATCGCCCGGTATGGATCGCCACCAGCACCCACGAAGGGGAAGAGAGCATTATTCTGGACGCGCACCGTAAACTGCTTGAGCGCTTCCCTGGTCTGCTACTGATTCTGGTGCCCCGCCACCCGGAACGCTTCGAAACGGCCCGCGTGTTGACGCAAAAGAATGGATTAAGTTACACCCTGCGTAGCAGCGGCGAAATCCCCTCCGGCAGCACCCAGGTGGTGATTGGCGATACCATGGGTGAGCTGATGCTGCTGTACGGCATTGCCGATCTGGCCTTTGTCGGTGGAAGCCTGGTCGAACGGGGAGGTCACAATCCATTGGAGCCTGCCGCCCACGCCATTCCGGTGTTAATGGGCCCGCACACCTTTAACTTCAAAGATATTTGTGCCCGGCTGCAACAGGCCGACGGCCTGATCACCGTCACCGATGCCGACTCATTGAATAAAGAGATTGATACGCTGCTAACCGATGAAGACTACCGCCTTTATTATGGCCGCCACGCGGTAGATGTACTGCATCAAAATCAGGGCGCATTGGGACGCCTGCTTCTGTTGCTTGAACCTCACCTGCCACAGCGGAATCATTAA
- a CDS encoding glycosyltransferase family 2 protein, which yields MSTGQKLSVVMIAKDAAEILPECLESVSWADEIIVLDSGSSDATPDIAARHGAKVYHSSEWHGYGKQRQLAQSYASHPMILMIDSDERVTPELKRSVEKVLQRPPAEVVYSFSRSNLFLGRFMRHSGWYPDRVTRLYPRHFRYNDSLVHESLETARAKTEQLHGDLLHLTCRDFSAFQWKQFAYAEAWAKQRHQQGKRCGIAAIFGHTAGAFIKTLVLRAGFLDGKQGWLLAVVNAQYTFNKYTALWALNHTSRSGRL from the coding sequence ATGAGCACAGGTCAGAAACTCTCGGTGGTGATGATCGCCAAAGATGCGGCAGAGATCCTGCCGGAGTGCCTGGAGTCGGTCAGCTGGGCGGACGAAATTATCGTACTCGATTCCGGCAGCAGCGACGCCACGCCGGACATTGCCGCTCGTCATGGGGCAAAGGTCTATCACTCCAGCGAATGGCATGGCTATGGCAAACAGCGCCAGCTCGCCCAGAGCTATGCCAGCCACCCGATGATTTTGATGATCGACAGCGATGAGCGCGTCACGCCGGAGTTGAAACGGTCTGTCGAGAAGGTGCTGCAACGGCCGCCGGCGGAAGTGGTGTACAGTTTTTCACGCAGCAATCTGTTTCTCGGACGTTTTATGCGCCACAGCGGCTGGTATCCGGACCGCGTCACCCGCCTTTATCCACGGCATTTCCGCTATAACGATAGCCTGGTTCACGAATCGCTGGAAACGGCACGGGCGAAAACCGAGCAACTCCACGGCGACCTGCTGCATCTTACCTGCAGGGATTTTTCCGCCTTTCAGTGGAAACAGTTTGCCTATGCCGAGGCTTGGGCAAAACAGCGCCACCAGCAGGGAAAACGTTGCGGCATCGCGGCCATTTTCGGCCACACCGCCGGGGCATTTATCAAAACGCTGGTACTGCGTGCCGGCTTTCTGGATGGCAAGCAGGGCTGGCTGTTGGCGGTGGTTAACGCCCAGTATACTTTCAATAAATATACGGCCCTGTGGGCTCTCAACCATACATCGAGGAGCGGCAGACTATGA
- a CDS encoding polysaccharide deacetylase family protein, with protein MGKPAFIITIDTEGDNLWQNHDRIMTENTRFLPRFQQLCEKYAFKPTWLTNYEMAVDPAYVEFARDVIARDGGEIGMHLHAWNSPPLFDLTGDDWRHKPYLIEYPEDNVREKVIYMTRLLEDTLQVKMRSHRAGRWAFNAFYAQLLIEQGYQVDCSVTPRVNWQFSPGDPRGNGGTNYQHFPDRAYFIDAQDISKAGNSALLEVPMSILYKHSPLMNQVKSVYDRLRGKQRSPSVHWLRPMGGNAAQMIRVAEKSLADGSDYVEFMLHSSEFMPGGSPTFKTKDDIEVLYQDLEQLFDWLHVRTTGMTLSEYYQQKVN; from the coding sequence ATGGGTAAGCCCGCGTTTATCATCACCATCGATACCGAAGGCGATAACCTTTGGCAAAATCACGATCGGATCATGACGGAAAATACCCGTTTTTTGCCACGTTTCCAGCAGCTGTGTGAGAAATATGCCTTTAAGCCCACCTGGCTGACCAACTACGAGATGGCCGTTGACCCGGCGTATGTTGAGTTCGCCAGGGATGTTATCGCCCGTGACGGCGGTGAGATAGGCATGCATCTGCATGCCTGGAACAGTCCACCGCTGTTTGACCTCACGGGCGATGACTGGCGGCACAAACCTTATCTTATTGAATACCCAGAAGATAATGTCAGGGAAAAGGTCATTTACATGACTCGCCTGCTGGAAGACACCCTACAGGTAAAGATGCGCAGTCACCGCGCCGGGCGTTGGGCGTTTAATGCCTTTTATGCCCAGCTGCTGATCGAACAGGGTTATCAGGTGGATTGCTCCGTTACTCCGCGCGTCAACTGGCAGTTTTCCCCGGGCGATCCCCGGGGCAACGGCGGCACGAATTATCAGCATTTTCCCGATCGCGCCTACTTTATTGATGCCCAGGATATTTCGAAGGCGGGCAACTCTGCGCTGCTCGAAGTGCCGATGAGCATTCTATATAAGCATTCACCGTTAATGAATCAGGTTAAATCGGTCTACGACCGCCTGCGAGGTAAACAGCGTAGCCCTTCAGTGCACTGGTTACGCCCGATGGGGGGTAATGCCGCGCAGATGATCCGGGTTGCGGAGAAGTCGCTGGCAGACGGCAGCGACTACGTCGAATTTATGCTGCACTCCTCAGAGTTTATGCCCGGCGGCAGCCCGACCTTTAAAACCAAAGACGATATTGAAGTGCTGTATCAGGATCTGGAGCAGCTATTTGACTGGCTGCACGTGCGAACGACAGGTATGACATTGTCAGAATATTATCAGCAGAAAGTGAACTAA
- the coaD gene encoding pantetheine-phosphate adenylyltransferase, protein MSTKAIYPGTFDPMTNGHLDIVTRAALMFDRIVLAVAASPSKKPMFSLEERVALAKEVVAHLPNVDVVGFSDLLANFAKAQQANVLVRGLRAVSDFEFEMQLAQMNRHLMDTLDSVFLMPSEQYSFISSSLMKEVARHGGDVETFLPAPVYKALKARL, encoded by the coding sequence ATGAGCACGAAAGCTATCTATCCCGGCACCTTTGATCCGATGACTAACGGGCACCTTGATATCGTGACACGCGCCGCGCTGATGTTCGATCGCATCGTGCTGGCGGTCGCAGCCAGCCCGAGCAAAAAGCCGATGTTTTCCCTTGAGGAGCGGGTCGCGCTGGCAAAGGAAGTGGTCGCACACCTGCCGAACGTGGACGTCGTGGGGTTCAGTGATTTGCTGGCCAACTTCGCCAAAGCGCAGCAGGCTAATGTGCTGGTGCGCGGTCTGCGGGCGGTGTCCGATTTTGAATTTGAAATGCAGCTGGCGCAGATGAACCGCCACCTGATGGACACTCTGGACAGCGTATTCCTGATGCCTTCAGAGCAGTATTCCTTTATCTCTTCGTCGTTAATGAAGGAAGTGGCACGCCACGGCGGCGATGTAGAGACGTTCCTGCCCGCGCCTGTTTACAAGGCGTTGAAAGCGCGGCTCTGA
- a CDS encoding glycosyltransferase family 9 protein: protein MSKKWKINLTNWFLKKYTAKHGRLENKENFDAALQFDNIVIYSTTALGDFMFNTPAIRAIRARYPDAHITLVVHEKNRELVEGGTEYNRIVYWNSKIKTLSPLLNALREHQPDLAVILHSHLPYDVISAVMAGAKYVIRDNYSSGISGLEQWLTNYIFHYYGHFIRRKLELISILGCRSDDPTMFIPAPYQAGIRDPQKTTIGFQLGASTGSRCWPVSHYVKLAEQLVARHDDVQIVLIGGGGDENKARQFMAQVDEKTRARVDDRIGKTGLQQLITLIDGFDVLVTGDTGPLHLAVALKVKTISLFVTADPRTTGPIQDNERHCIIHASRSGFTMPLEAESPVGVIQPHRVYSEAVRLLRLEPHIS from the coding sequence ATGTCGAAGAAATGGAAGATTAATCTCACCAATTGGTTTCTGAAAAAATATACCGCCAAGCATGGACGTCTGGAAAACAAGGAGAACTTCGACGCCGCTCTCCAGTTCGATAATATTGTGATCTATTCAACCACCGCGCTTGGCGACTTTATGTTCAACACGCCGGCGATACGTGCAATACGCGCGAGGTATCCTGATGCACACATCACGCTGGTGGTGCACGAAAAAAACCGTGAGCTGGTTGAAGGGGGAACAGAGTATAACCGTATCGTTTACTGGAACAGTAAAATAAAAACCCTTTCACCCTTGCTGAACGCTTTGCGTGAACATCAGCCGGACTTAGCGGTTATTCTGCATTCACACCTGCCATACGATGTGATCAGCGCGGTGATGGCCGGGGCGAAATACGTGATAAGGGATAACTACAGTTCAGGTATTAGCGGGCTTGAACAATGGCTGACTAACTACATTTTCCATTACTACGGTCATTTCATCCGCCGTAAACTTGAGCTCATTTCCATTCTGGGATGCCGTAGCGACGACCCAACCATGTTTATCCCCGCCCCTTATCAGGCGGGCATCCGAGATCCTCAAAAAACAACGATAGGTTTCCAGCTGGGCGCTTCTACGGGATCCCGCTGTTGGCCGGTCTCACACTACGTCAAACTCGCGGAGCAGCTGGTTGCACGGCATGATGATGTCCAGATAGTGCTGATTGGCGGCGGCGGCGATGAAAATAAAGCCCGGCAGTTTATGGCACAGGTTGATGAAAAAACCCGTGCCCGCGTTGACGATCGCATTGGTAAAACGGGCTTGCAGCAGCTCATCACGCTTATTGACGGTTTTGATGTCTTGGTAACCGGGGATACGGGGCCGTTACATCTTGCGGTGGCTTTGAAAGTCAAAACCATTAGCCTGTTTGTTACCGCCGATCCGCGTACCACCGGGCCGATCCAGGATAATGAGCGTCATTGTATTATTCATGCCTCCCGCAGTGGTTTTACCATGCCGCTGGAAGCAGAAAGCCCCGTAGGGGTTATTCAGCCTCACCGCGTTTACAGCGAGGCCGTCAGGCTGTTAAGGCTCGAACCCCACATATCCTGA
- the rpmG gene encoding 50S ribosomal protein L33 produces the protein MAKGIREKIKLVSSAGTGHFYTTTKNKRTKPEKLELKKFDPVVRQHVIYKEAKIK, from the coding sequence ATGGCTAAAGGTATTCGTGAGAAGATCAAGCTGGTTTCTTCTGCTGGTACAGGTCACTTCTATACCACCACGAAGAACAAACGTACTAAGCCGGAAAAACTGGAACTGAAGAAATTCGATCCTGTTGTCCGCCAGCACGTGATCTATAAAGAAGCTAAGATTAAGTAA
- a CDS encoding glycosyltransferase family 4 protein has product MKPIRLAIVRQKYRPDGGAERFIARALEALDQQALDLNVITRQWQGERQANWHIHLCNPIKWGRISRERGFASAARALWRRENFDIVQSHERIAGCDIYRAGDGVHQRWLEQRCRLLPAWRQKLLLTNRYHRYVMEAERAMYQAPELKAVICNAQMVRQEIIERFGVASEKIHVIYNAINTTQFVPVDEQQRSQIRKRLSLPPAACLLIYVGSGFERKGLAAAIRALAGTNRYLLVVGKDKAERQYRALASELGCADRVIFVGMQADTRSWYQAADGLLLPTLYDPFPNVILEAMACGLPVITSDTCGGSEFIRPGENGYICNALDIAALRDAIMALPEQASGSQMAIHAREQVMGSTPQRLSQQLNSLYQQILD; this is encoded by the coding sequence ATGAAGCCCATTCGACTGGCTATTGTCCGTCAGAAATACCGCCCGGACGGCGGCGCAGAGCGCTTTATCGCCCGCGCCCTGGAGGCCCTGGATCAGCAGGCCCTGGACCTGAATGTGATTACCCGCCAGTGGCAGGGCGAGCGTCAGGCTAACTGGCATATTCACCTGTGCAACCCGATTAAATGGGGGCGCATCAGCCGCGAGCGCGGCTTTGCCAGCGCTGCGCGCGCGCTTTGGCGGCGAGAAAATTTCGATATCGTTCAGAGCCACGAACGCATTGCCGGTTGCGATATCTACCGGGCCGGTGACGGTGTTCACCAGCGCTGGCTGGAGCAGCGCTGCCGTTTGCTACCCGCATGGCGTCAAAAGCTGCTGCTGACCAACCGTTACCATCGTTATGTGATGGAGGCTGAACGCGCTATGTATCAGGCTCCTGAACTGAAGGCCGTGATTTGCAACGCGCAGATGGTCAGGCAGGAAATCATTGAGCGGTTCGGCGTGGCCAGCGAAAAAATTCATGTCATCTATAACGCGATTAACACCACCCAGTTTGTTCCGGTGGATGAGCAGCAGCGTAGCCAGATAAGAAAGCGGCTCTCCCTGCCGCCTGCCGCCTGCCTGCTAATCTATGTCGGTTCCGGTTTTGAACGTAAAGGGCTGGCCGCGGCGATCCGTGCGCTGGCAGGCACTAACCGCTATCTGCTGGTAGTGGGTAAAGACAAGGCGGAACGGCAGTATCGGGCGTTAGCCAGTGAACTCGGCTGCGCCGATCGGGTGATATTTGTCGGTATGCAGGCGGATACGCGCTCATGGTATCAGGCAGCAGACGGCCTGCTGCTGCCTACACTATACGATCCCTTCCCGAATGTGATCCTTGAGGCGATGGCCTGCGGTTTACCGGTAATTACCTCAGACACCTGTGGCGGCAGTGAGTTTATCCGCCCCGGCGAAAACGGCTACATATGTAATGCGTTGGATATCGCCGCCCTGCGTGATGCCATTATGGCGCTCCCCGAACAGGCCAGCGGCAGTCAGATGGCCATCCATGCCCGCGAGCAGGTGATGGGATCAACCCCCCAGCGCTTATCGCAACAGCTCAATTCCCTTTATCAACAGATTCTGGATTAA
- the rfaQ gene encoding putative lipopolysaccharide heptosyltransferase III has product MKYSDLPLSPHQPERILVVKFRHHGDMLLITPVIRSLKAAWPEAKIDVLLYEETRSMLACHPDIHQIYAIDRTWKKKGVRFQLGQEWRLLKTLRKQRYDVVVNLADQWRSAIITRFTAAPVRLGFNFPKRQGALWQRCHTHLVATDRHQHMHTVEQNLSLLQPLELAAIDSTVGMHYSPADDTAVRRRLNGTEKYIVVQPTSRWFFKCWSEEKFAAVLRALHNDGHTIVLTSGPAAKELDMVKSIVALLPADDNIISLAGQLTLNQLAALIDRADLFIGVDSVPMHMAAALKTPCLALFGPSKLTFWSPWQVNGEVIWAGDFAPLPDPDSVDTQTQQRYLDAIPVETVLNAARRLLA; this is encoded by the coding sequence ATGAAATATTCGGATCTGCCGCTTTCTCCCCACCAGCCTGAACGCATCCTGGTTGTCAAATTCCGTCACCACGGCGATATGCTACTGATCACTCCGGTGATCCGCTCGTTGAAAGCGGCCTGGCCTGAAGCAAAAATCGATGTGCTGCTGTATGAAGAAACCCGGTCCATGCTCGCCTGTCATCCGGACATTCACCAGATTTATGCCATCGATCGGACATGGAAGAAAAAGGGCGTGCGCTTTCAGCTAGGCCAGGAGTGGCGGCTGTTAAAAACGCTGAGAAAGCAGCGTTACGATGTGGTCGTTAACCTGGCGGACCAGTGGCGAAGCGCAATCATCACGCGCTTTACCGCCGCTCCGGTTCGGCTGGGCTTCAATTTCCCCAAACGCCAGGGCGCGCTCTGGCAGCGTTGCCATACGCACCTGGTTGCCACCGATCGGCATCAGCATATGCATACCGTCGAGCAGAATCTCTCGCTGCTACAGCCGCTGGAGCTCGCCGCGATCGACAGCACGGTGGGCATGCACTATTCGCCGGCGGACGACACGGCCGTGCGCCGGCGGCTGAACGGCACGGAGAAATACATCGTGGTGCAGCCCACCTCGCGCTGGTTTTTTAAATGCTGGAGCGAAGAGAAATTCGCCGCCGTGTTACGCGCCCTGCATAACGACGGGCATACCATCGTGCTCACCTCCGGTCCCGCTGCCAAAGAGCTGGATATGGTCAAAAGCATCGTCGCCCTGCTCCCGGCAGACGACAATATCATTTCACTGGCGGGCCAGCTGACGCTGAACCAGCTGGCCGCGCTGATCGACCGAGCCGACCTGTTTATCGGCGTAGATTCGGTTCCGATGCATATGGCCGCCGCGCTAAAAACGCCCTGCCTGGCGCTGTTTGGCCCGTCAAAACTGACGTTCTGGAGTCCATGGCAGGTAAACGGCGAGGTAATTTGGGCGGGTGATTTCGCGCCGCTGCCAGACCCGGACAGCGTCGATACCCAAACCCAACAACGCTATCTTGATGCTATTCCAGTGGAAACCGTACTGAACGCAGCCAGGAGATTATTAGCATGA
- a CDS encoding glycosyltransferase, which yields MRILMIIDGLPGGGAEKVVLTLCEGMQRMGHQVSLFSLRDVCNYPLPEGVDYQVVESHSRSPWRKLTELSRRADALDRAISLSEKRGGAYDLIFSHLHKTDRIVARTKRLPAQKVWFCIHGILSTSYLGHRHGLDRWLKQRKIAGVYQGRNIVAVSKAVADDLTRNLPIVPGRLAVINNPFDIDDILSQAAEPFALQGEPYVIHVGRFHPHKRHDRLLQAYAGSGIQAKLVLAGTGDKQQIDAVKRQAERLGIAERVIFAGFQSNPYPLIKHAAMLVLSSDSEGFGNVLVEALLCGTPVVSTRCPGGPEEILQRAGMPGALAELNSASLAEKMAEVYRSPPQIDRQQLMSYDLQPICRQYLTLKD from the coding sequence ATGCGTATCTTGATGATTATCGACGGACTACCCGGCGGTGGAGCCGAGAAAGTGGTGCTGACGCTGTGTGAAGGCATGCAGCGAATGGGGCATCAGGTCAGCCTGTTTTCGCTGCGTGATGTCTGCAATTATCCACTGCCTGAGGGCGTTGACTATCAGGTAGTGGAAAGCCATAGCCGCTCACCCTGGCGCAAACTTACCGAGCTGTCGCGCCGCGCCGACGCGCTGGATCGTGCCATTTCGCTAAGCGAAAAACGGGGTGGTGCATACGATCTTATTTTCTCTCATCTGCACAAAACTGACCGCATCGTCGCCCGCACCAAACGTCTGCCGGCGCAAAAGGTATGGTTCTGCATCCACGGCATTCTCTCCACTTCCTACCTCGGACATCGCCACGGTCTGGACCGCTGGCTGAAGCAACGCAAGATTGCCGGGGTTTATCAGGGAAGAAATATTGTCGCGGTTTCTAAAGCCGTGGCGGATGACTTAACGCGCAATCTGCCCATCGTGCCGGGCCGGCTGGCGGTCATCAATAATCCTTTTGATATTGATGACATTCTTTCTCAAGCGGCTGAACCTTTTGCCCTGCAAGGTGAACCCTATGTGATCCACGTTGGCCGTTTTCACCCGCATAAACGGCACGACCGCCTGCTCCAGGCGTATGCGGGATCGGGCATTCAGGCCAAACTGGTGCTGGCGGGAACCGGGGATAAACAGCAGATTGATGCCGTCAAACGGCAGGCAGAACGGCTGGGGATTGCTGAACGGGTCATCTTTGCCGGGTTCCAAAGCAACCCTTATCCCCTGATCAAACACGCGGCAATGCTGGTGCTCAGTTCTGACAGTGAAGGTTTCGGTAACGTGCTGGTGGAAGCCTTGCTCTGCGGCACTCCGGTCGTCAGTACGCGCTGTCCCGGTGGGCCTGAAGAAATACTGCAACGAGCCGGAATGCCCGGCGCGCTGGCGGAGTTAAACAGCGCTTCGCTGGCGGAGAAGATGGCGGAAGTCTATCGCTCTCCGCCGCAGATCGATCGGCAACAGCTGATGAGCTACGATTTGCAGCCCATCTGCCGGCAATATTTAACGCTGAAAGACTAA
- a CDS encoding glycosyltransferase family 9 protein, whose protein sequence is MKNILIIRRDNIGDLVCTTPLIEGAKTVFPDANIYLLINSVSQDVVKNNPHIEHTFIYRKAKHVAGKLAKLGVYFDRLKMFLKLRRIRFDAAILANPQPCKYSVRLAKMAGAQHIIGADTGDRAITVPFSRADFRGEHQVELTFSYLSAISDRQPPIPEVRIWLSDGERQQALSRIESLHPGERPGLAVHISSRSAKRRWPLERYVEIIRRYLQGNSHGSVLIFWSPQGTLAPDDIGDLHRAEQVHAACLSSRVSLYPTSSVRELVAAYECCERVLCSDGGQMHLAAAMNKKQVVLFGDTDRKVWRPWSGQHDILQTPSGDCVDVSVDEVWHSLNRL, encoded by the coding sequence ATGAAGAATATTTTGATTATACGGCGTGACAATATTGGCGACCTGGTTTGCACCACGCCATTGATCGAAGGGGCCAAAACCGTTTTTCCTGATGCTAACATCTATCTGTTAATCAACAGCGTGTCTCAGGATGTAGTTAAAAACAATCCGCACATTGAGCATACCTTTATCTACCGCAAGGCAAAACACGTCGCTGGAAAACTTGCGAAGCTGGGGGTTTACTTTGACCGCCTCAAGATGTTTCTGAAGTTACGACGTATCCGTTTTGATGCGGCGATCCTGGCGAATCCGCAACCCTGTAAGTACAGCGTGCGCCTGGCAAAAATGGCGGGCGCGCAGCATATCATCGGTGCTGATACCGGTGACAGGGCGATTACCGTACCGTTTAGCCGCGCTGATTTTCGTGGTGAACATCAGGTTGAACTCACCTTCAGTTATCTTTCCGCCATTTCTGACCGGCAGCCCCCCATCCCGGAAGTCCGTATCTGGCTGTCCGATGGCGAGCGGCAGCAGGCTCTTAGCCGAATCGAGAGTCTGCATCCCGGTGAGCGTCCGGGGCTGGCGGTGCACATCAGTAGCCGTAGTGCAAAACGTCGTTGGCCGCTGGAACGCTACGTCGAAATTATCCGGCGCTATCTGCAGGGAAATAGCCACGGCAGCGTGCTGATATTCTGGTCACCACAGGGCACGCTGGCGCCGGATGATATTGGCGATCTGCATCGGGCCGAACAAGTACATGCAGCCTGTCTTAGCTCACGAGTTTCGCTCTATCCCACATCGTCGGTCCGTGAACTGGTTGCGGCTTATGAATGCTGCGAGCGGGTATTGTGTAGTGACGGCGGGCAAATGCACTTGGCCGCCGCAATGAATAAAAAGCAGGTAGTGCTGTTTGGTGATACTGACCGGAAAGTCTGGCGTCCATGGTCCGGTCAGCATGATATCCTGCAAACGCCATCGGGAGACTGTGTTGACGTCAGCGTGGACGAAGTTTGGCACAGCCTGAACCGTCTTTAG